A single window of Salvia splendens isolate huo1 chromosome 8, SspV2, whole genome shotgun sequence DNA harbors:
- the LOC121746196 gene encoding pectin acetylesterase 8-like, producing MWKLHCMIICLMAARLLASSLSVPFTEVANATQRRAVCMDGSPAGYYYSAGSGDGAKNWLLFLMGGGWCDTVDDCHSKLNQSIGSSKFQPFRTFSDILSPDSQINPDFYNWNRIFVAYCDQSSFLGDTEFDGQGPKLQFRGSRIFDAVVDDLLAKGMGVGENAILSGISAGGLATILHCDGFRARLPDVGRVKCLSDGGFFFRGENVLNADYREKYFASVITLHNISSLLPVTCTKRIDPSLCFFPENLVRDIQTPIFILDSAFDAYQVRFRLVPPSSYDRIRWDLCLGNISTCTSTDKQLITDFGGAFLKAVREISNNPTIGMFIHACLIHTVLIDGRFWTPNSTIKLGNLSIQEAFANWYFDREPVRLITTANFLEICTKKKML from the exons ATGTGGAAGCTTCACTGCATGATCATTTGCTTAATGGCTGCACGCCTTCTTGCAAGCAGCCTCAGTGTTCCATTCACTGAAGTTGCTAATGCAACTCAAAGACGAGCAG TGTGTATGGACGGCTCACCGGCTGGCTACTATTACTCGGCCGGGTCAGGAGACGGGGCCAAGAATTGGCTCCTCTTTCTCATG gGAGGTGGATGGTGTGATACAGTTGATGATTGCCACAGTAAACTGAATCAATCTATAGGCAGTAGCAAATTCCAGCCATTTAGAACATTCTCGGACATTCTTAGCCCAGACAGCCAAATCAACCCgg ATTTCTATAATTGGAATAGGATTTTCGTGGCCTATTGTGACCAATCATCATTCCTCGGTGACACCGAGTTTGATGGCCAA GGACCGAAACTTCAATTTCGAGGATCCAGGATTTTTGATGCGGTTGTTGACGACCTTTTGGCTAAAGGGATGGGCGTTGGAGAGAAT GCTATTCTTTCCGGTATATCGGCAGGGGGGCTTGCGACTATCTTACATTGTGACGGCTTTCGAGCACGTCTCCCCGATGTGGGCAGAGTGAAATGCCTCTCGGATGGGGGATTTTTCTTTCGAGG AGAGAATGTCCTTAATGCCGACTACAGAGAGAAATATTTTGCCTCCGTAATTACGCTCCAT AATATATCCAGCCTCCTTCCCGTGACATGCACTAAGAGAATAGATCCGAGTTTG TGTTTCTTCCCCGAAAATCTAGTAAGAGACATTCAAACTCCAATCTTTATATTGGATAGTGCATTTGATGCATATCAG GTGAGATTCCGTTTGGTACCTCCAAGTTCTTATGACCGCATAAGATGGGATTTGTGCTTGGGGAATATCAGTACTTGTACAAGTACAGACAAACAATTAATAACTG ATTTTGGGGGCGCATTTTTAAAAGCTGTTAGAGAGATCTCAAATAATCCAACAATAGGCATGTTTATACATGCATGCCTCATTCACACTGTCTTAATTGATGGACGTTTTTGGACCCCCAATTCAACCATCAAATTGGGAAATTTG AGCATACAAGAGGCCTTTGCAAATTGGTACTTTGACAGAGAACCAGTTAGACTTATTACTACCGCTAATTTTTTAGAGATATGTACTAAGAAAAAAATGTTATGA